The Fuerstiella sp. genome includes a window with the following:
- a CDS encoding putative lipid II flippase FtsW, producing the protein MPTPIEHPLSDRLRTCSETVLREQRDMRHLFVGLVCVLIGVGIQMVHSASLTSMPSESETAFLSRHLVYLTLAACCGLVASRISSDMLQQLARPGLIGLVILLCLVLVPGIGSRVNGSQRWLRFADLSFQPSELGRLILPVVAATLLTELRSRGFCLRTIPKMILPLALVLPLVAREPDLGATVFLAAGFLIALFIGGWPLKYFALSLAVVIPAGASLLILRSYQMQRITGFIAAWKDLSQAPWQIRQSILSIGAGGLDGTGVGSGWQKLSYLPEANTDFVFAVIGEELGLAGTLTLIIIWTGVLITGQASLRHLRRDSFAWILGNTLVIQLVLQALANVAVVTAMIPPKGLPHPFISYGGTNLLVNVVGVGIVVAMTRDVEHFGNVRGPVSAAEVVKSREISRNNHGCIG; encoded by the coding sequence GTGCCCACACCCATTGAACATCCTCTTTCGGACCGGTTACGAACCTGCAGTGAAACGGTGTTGCGGGAACAGCGCGACATGCGGCATCTGTTTGTTGGTCTGGTTTGTGTGCTCATCGGTGTTGGTATTCAGATGGTCCATAGTGCCAGCCTGACATCAATGCCCAGCGAGTCGGAAACGGCGTTCCTGTCAAGACATCTAGTCTACCTGACGCTGGCGGCATGTTGCGGCCTTGTTGCTTCCCGCATCAGTTCGGACATGCTGCAGCAGTTGGCGCGTCCGGGCCTGATCGGACTTGTGATCCTGCTGTGTCTGGTTCTTGTCCCTGGAATCGGATCTCGTGTCAACGGCTCACAGCGTTGGCTGAGATTTGCCGACCTCTCGTTTCAGCCATCAGAGCTGGGGCGGCTGATCCTTCCCGTGGTGGCGGCAACACTGTTGACGGAACTGCGTTCCAGGGGATTCTGTTTACGAACAATCCCGAAAATGATCCTGCCGCTTGCCCTGGTCCTTCCGCTGGTCGCTCGTGAACCTGATCTGGGGGCCACGGTCTTTCTGGCGGCCGGCTTCCTGATAGCGCTGTTCATCGGAGGCTGGCCATTGAAATATTTTGCCCTGTCACTGGCCGTTGTGATTCCTGCCGGTGCGTCACTCCTGATTCTCAGGTCTTACCAGATGCAGAGGATTACCGGTTTCATTGCTGCGTGGAAAGATCTGTCTCAGGCCCCGTGGCAGATTCGTCAGTCGATACTGTCAATCGGAGCAGGTGGTCTGGATGGAACCGGAGTCGGAAGTGGCTGGCAAAAACTGAGCTATCTTCCTGAAGCGAACACTGATTTTGTATTTGCGGTTATCGGAGAAGAACTGGGGCTCGCCGGGACGCTGACTTTGATCATCATCTGGACAGGAGTCCTGATCACAGGTCAGGCTTCACTGCGTCATTTGCGGCGAGACTCCTTCGCATGGATCCTGGGGAACACACTTGTCATTCAGCTCGTTCTTCAGGCACTTGCCAACGTTGCCGTTGTGACTGCCATGATTCCTCCCAAAGGATTGCCGCATCCATTCATCAGTTACGGCGGTACCAATCTCCTTGTGAACGTAGTGGGAGTGGGAATCGTTGTGGCGATGACTCGGGATGTCGAGCACTTCGGAAATGTACGTGGCCCGGTTTCTGCAGCAGAAGTGGTTAAGTCCCGGGAAATATCCCGAAACAATCACGGCTGCATCGGCTGA
- a CDS encoding PTS sugar transporter subunit IIA: MRALHQAVSEGCCLLNLDARTMPEIIDAGVRFLVQSGRLPENIQEFVANGAKQREEAVSTVIGQACAVPHFYDDCIAEPQLVFIRLRHPANLGAPDRIGTRYVFLMLGANHQAAQHLDTLSGIARLMSDNVFHFEAIYASSQQAVADAVERHVQRTALAVPPKPREVVEGLRSGWGPFAGLVADVKRRLPHYADDLRSGFNPRCVASIVFMFFACLAPAVTFGGFMGRETGGLIGAPEMLISTAVCGLIYSLLAGQPLTIVGGIGPLLVFTLILYQLCQDMQLGEHFLGIYGWVGLWTALFTVLLAVSNASNLMRYFTRFTDEIFSALMSLIFIYKAIDALVDTFAEANSNPGASMEKALLALVLALGTFYIAMSLAGFRRSHYLFPWMREALADFGPSIALGCMIGIGWWIGSVETLDTLSVSSDGDSARNGLFVDLGSVPVWAKFGAALPALLATVLVFLSQNITVRLVNSPQNKLEKGESYHLDLAVIGIMIGGCSCFGWPWMVAAAVRSLAHVRALSDVEEVTTASGASQEQIVHVRENRVTGIAIHLLIGLTLLALPLLEYVPMAALYGIFLFMGFTSLRGIQFVERLTLWVMDSAMYPVNHYTRRVPILTIHLFTLVQLVCLAVLCFLNLSESEIHRIIFPVFIALLVPVRAIMARFFDADHLAFLDADEEPNAEDGHWV; encoded by the coding sequence GTGAGGGCTCTCCATCAGGCAGTCTCTGAAGGCTGCTGTCTGCTAAATCTTGATGCACGTACGATGCCGGAGATTATTGATGCCGGTGTCCGGTTTCTGGTTCAGTCGGGGCGACTGCCGGAAAACATCCAGGAATTCGTAGCTAATGGTGCAAAACAGCGTGAGGAAGCCGTCTCGACTGTGATCGGACAGGCCTGCGCGGTGCCTCATTTTTATGACGACTGCATTGCAGAGCCTCAGCTGGTTTTCATCCGGCTGCGTCATCCTGCCAATTTAGGAGCGCCGGATCGCATCGGGACGAGATACGTGTTTCTAATGCTGGGGGCGAACCATCAGGCTGCTCAGCACCTGGACACGTTGTCGGGGATCGCTCGATTGATGTCGGATAATGTGTTCCATTTCGAAGCGATTTATGCTTCCAGTCAGCAGGCTGTAGCGGATGCCGTAGAGCGTCATGTACAGCGGACAGCACTGGCAGTTCCTCCCAAACCGCGAGAGGTTGTTGAAGGGCTGCGATCCGGCTGGGGGCCGTTTGCCGGTCTCGTAGCTGATGTCAAACGACGTCTGCCTCACTATGCCGACGATCTCAGGTCAGGATTCAATCCCCGTTGTGTTGCCTCGATCGTGTTCATGTTCTTTGCCTGCCTTGCTCCGGCAGTGACGTTTGGCGGTTTTATGGGGCGAGAAACCGGGGGACTGATTGGCGCTCCTGAGATGCTTATTTCCACAGCTGTGTGTGGTCTGATCTACTCGTTGCTGGCCGGGCAGCCACTGACGATTGTCGGTGGAATCGGTCCTTTGCTGGTTTTTACACTCATCCTGTATCAGTTGTGCCAGGACATGCAACTCGGAGAACATTTTCTTGGAATCTACGGATGGGTCGGACTCTGGACTGCTTTGTTTACGGTGCTGCTTGCAGTTTCGAACGCCAGCAATTTAATGAGATACTTCACCCGGTTTACGGATGAAATTTTTTCAGCACTCATGTCGCTGATATTCATCTACAAAGCGATTGATGCTTTGGTTGACACATTTGCTGAGGCGAATTCCAATCCCGGAGCATCGATGGAAAAAGCTCTGCTGGCTTTGGTACTGGCCCTGGGGACGTTCTACATCGCGATGTCACTGGCCGGGTTCCGCCGCAGTCACTATCTGTTTCCATGGATGCGTGAGGCTCTGGCAGACTTTGGTCCATCGATTGCCCTGGGGTGTATGATTGGAATCGGTTGGTGGATCGGTTCTGTTGAGACTCTGGACACTTTGAGTGTGTCGTCTGACGGTGACAGCGCCCGGAACGGCCTGTTTGTCGATCTGGGCAGCGTACCCGTCTGGGCAAAATTTGGAGCAGCCCTGCCGGCACTTCTGGCTACCGTGCTGGTGTTTCTTTCGCAGAATATCACTGTGCGTCTTGTGAACAGTCCTCAGAACAAGCTGGAAAAAGGTGAGTCATACCACCTGGATCTGGCAGTGATTGGAATCATGATCGGCGGGTGTTCGTGTTTTGGCTGGCCGTGGATGGTAGCTGCCGCGGTACGTTCACTGGCTCATGTACGTGCTCTGTCTGATGTCGAAGAAGTGACAACAGCCAGCGGGGCCAGTCAGGAACAGATCGTTCATGTACGGGAAAACCGCGTTACGGGAATCGCGATCCATTTGCTGATAGGACTGACTCTGCTTGCCCTGCCTCTGCTCGAGTACGTCCCGATGGCGGCGCTTTACGGGATTTTTCTGTTCATGGGATTCACCTCATTGAGAGGCATTCAGTTTGTTGAACGACTCACACTGTGGGTCATGGATTCGGCTATGTATCCGGTCAACCATTACACTCGACGAGTTCCGATTCTTACCATTCATCTGTTTACACTGGTGCAATTGGTGTGTCTTGCTGTTTTGTGTTTTCTCAATCTGAGCGAATCTGAGATTCACCGAATTATTTTTCCCGTGTTTATTGCTCTTCTGGTTCCGGTGAGAGCCATTATGGCGCGGTTTTTCGACGCCGATCATCTGGCATTTCTGGATGCTGATGAAGAACCGAATGCTGAAGACGGGCACTGGGTGTAA